The proteins below come from a single Spirochaetia bacterium 38H-sp genomic window:
- a CDS encoding 2-oxo acid dehydrogenase subunit E2 yields MGIRHRWDGILIKDLPGFRKINPYVMKGRNESAVYYPDEIELDKTLAYIRDYNRRRKPGQKVISLFHVILAAAVRTIAFRPQANRFVSGRLIYQRRAIEISFVVKKDLTEEGQESTTKIAFSPFDTIADVAEKLHASVKAARDKSGNDTDKEMDLVTSFPRFIVNTIVRVFRFLDYFGIAPKSMIETDPLYTSLFLANLSSLGLDAPFHHLYEWGTASVFFVMGKMKKKKVTAEDGNVVEKTIMEAKFTVDDRVSEGIYWANTINMFKDFLSDPSALEEKPDIPEEILKEHMYDKWPKEKK; encoded by the coding sequence ATGGGAATAAGACATCGTTGGGATGGTATACTTATAAAAGATCTCCCTGGCTTTAGAAAGATAAATCCTTATGTTATGAAAGGACGCAATGAGTCTGCTGTATATTATCCGGATGAGATAGAGCTGGACAAGACTCTGGCATATATCCGTGATTATAATCGCAGAAGAAAACCAGGGCAAAAAGTTATAAGTCTTTTCCACGTGATTCTTGCTGCAGCTGTAAGGACCATAGCTTTTCGACCTCAGGCAAATCGCTTTGTTTCTGGTAGGCTTATCTACCAGCGCAGAGCAATCGAGATATCTTTTGTAGTAAAGAAGGACCTCACAGAGGAGGGGCAGGAGAGTACAACCAAGATAGCCTTTAGTCCCTTTGATACTATTGCAGATGTCGCTGAGAAGCTTCATGCTAGCGTAAAGGCTGCACGCGATAAGTCTGGCAATGATACGGATAAAGAGATGGACCTCGTGACCAGTTTCCCGCGCTTTATTGTCAACACCATAGTGAGAGTTTTTCGTTTTCTGGATTATTTTGGCATTGCGCCAAAATCCATGATTGAGACTGACCCGCTTTACACCAGCCTGTTCCTTGCCAACCTCTCCAGTCTTGGTTTGGATGCTCCCTTCCATCATCTTTATGAGTGGGGCACGGCCTCTGTATTCTTTGTCATGGGCAAAATGAAGAAAAAAAAGGTTACCGCAGAAGATGGTAATGTAGTAGAAAAGACCATAATGGAGGCCAAGTTTACAGTTGATGACAGGGTTTCTGAGGGAATCTACTGGGCAAATACGATTAATATGTTTAAAGACTTTTTATCAGACCCGTCAGCACTGGAAGAAAAGCCAGACATACCAGAAGAAATACTCAAAGAACACATGTACGACAAATGGCCTAAAGAAAAAAAATAA
- a CDS encoding D-alanyl-D-alanine carboxypeptidase family protein, whose translation MRIKTCVAIFIILLQLSFLFAEPSLSARSAILIDSDTKTILFEKNTSDILPAASITKLVTAYIVLDLLDRGEISEGSVTVPEKLAEIPFPPDASLAHLTPGEKIQLDELLSLLLVYSANDAAYALALIIDDSIDAFADRMNALVSSMGYADMHFAEPSGLSVQNRISARSMAFFAADYIKRFRYALARYHSIPYVEYRGRLFYNRNKLLASYLGMDGLKTGYIEESGFNLVATAERKGLRLISVVLGIFAPTYWDGLEERDKQSAQLLDWGFSSYIRVEKSTIDIRPLRIWGGEITTITPILSRPLTATIKKDKLSSLRLEADIEKTYFAPMQNGHILGTARLTDGERTLDSCPIISPVSVERGSIWRIIADFFIRLWWQLTGKLD comes from the coding sequence ATGCGTATAAAAACCTGCGTAGCCATTTTTATAATATTATTGCAGCTTTCTTTTCTCTTTGCAGAACCTTCTCTGAGTGCTCGCTCTGCAATTCTCATAGATTCGGATACAAAAACCATACTTTTTGAAAAAAATACCTCTGATATTCTTCCTGCGGCAAGCATAACAAAACTTGTTACAGCCTATATTGTACTCGATTTGCTAGATAGGGGAGAGATTTCGGAAGGTAGTGTTACTGTTCCAGAAAAACTTGCAGAAATACCATTTCCTCCAGATGCTTCTCTTGCACACCTTACTCCCGGAGAAAAGATACAGCTTGACGAGCTCCTCAGCCTTCTTCTTGTGTATTCTGCCAATGATGCAGCTTATGCTTTGGCACTCATAATAGATGACTCCATAGACGCTTTTGCAGATAGAATGAACGCTTTGGTTAGCTCTATGGGCTATGCTGATATGCACTTTGCAGAACCCTCTGGACTCTCTGTCCAAAACCGCATCTCCGCGCGTTCCATGGCTTTTTTTGCAGCGGATTATATAAAACGATTTAGATATGCACTTGCAAGATATCACTCCATCCCATATGTGGAATATCGAGGCAGATTGTTCTACAACAGAAACAAGCTGCTTGCAAGCTACCTAGGAATGGACGGTCTAAAAACAGGATATATAGAAGAATCCGGTTTTAATCTGGTTGCAACAGCCGAAAGAAAAGGACTGCGGCTTATTTCTGTTGTTCTTGGCATTTTTGCTCCCACCTACTGGGACGGACTGGAAGAACGCGACAAACAGAGCGCACAGCTTCTGGATTGGGGCTTTTCCAGCTATATACGCGTTGAAAAAAGCACAATCGATATTAGACCACTAAGAATATGGGGAGGAGAAATCACAACCATAACCCCTATTCTCAGCCGCCCCCTGACAGCCACCATAAAAAAAGACAAACTCTCCTCGCTCCGCTTGGAAGCCGATATAGAAAAAACCTATTTTGCCCCGATGCAAAACGGCCACATACTAGGCACGGCAAGACTTACAGATGGCGAGCGTACACTTGACAGCTGCCCAATAATATCCCCTGTCAGTGTAGAGCGCGGCAGCATATGGAGAATCATAGCAGATTTTTTTATCAGACTCTGGTGGCAGCTTACAGGCAAGTTGGACTAA
- a CDS encoding PfkB family carbohydrate kinase, whose translation MIFIVSPSPTIQRTMFFSSFKTGKVNRAISVFTHASGKGLNVARTLKALRKESTVLTHAGGSFKNIFLNLAKNEGLSLNIVPSSAEVRICTTIVEDGRTTELVEEAEKVSFDTEKKLIKKGLAILKKSELLIISGKPAKGYSENVYKDLFKAAKNKNIPVIVDTRGPYLEPLLKEGGFLLKINKDEFIETFFPENNKVSETIIAEKITELYKHNKIISVITDGKNDVMFFSPDIGIKRLSPPLVTSINTTGCGDAFTAALSSALQNRKDMETVCNFAVSIASRAASSMIPGGLP comes from the coding sequence ATGATTTTTATAGTCTCACCCAGCCCAACGATACAAAGAACCATGTTTTTCTCATCTTTTAAAACCGGAAAGGTCAATAGAGCTATATCAGTATTTACCCATGCCTCCGGAAAAGGTCTCAATGTTGCAAGAACACTTAAGGCCCTTAGAAAAGAATCCACTGTTCTTACTCATGCTGGAGGAAGCTTCAAGAACATATTCTTAAATCTTGCAAAGAACGAAGGACTTTCTCTCAATATTGTCCCTTCCTCAGCAGAAGTAAGAATATGTACCACAATTGTGGAGGACGGAAGAACTACGGAGCTGGTGGAAGAAGCGGAGAAGGTCTCTTTTGATACGGAAAAAAAGCTTATAAAAAAAGGGCTTGCCATATTAAAAAAATCAGAACTGCTTATTATTTCCGGAAAACCTGCCAAGGGATATTCTGAGAATGTTTATAAAGACCTTTTTAAAGCTGCAAAGAATAAAAACATACCTGTGATTGTGGATACCAGAGGCCCTTATCTTGAGCCACTTTTAAAAGAAGGCGGTTTTTTACTCAAAATAAACAAAGATGAGTTTATAGAAACCTTCTTCCCTGAAAACAACAAAGTATCAGAGACCATTATAGCAGAAAAAATAACAGAACTATATAAACACAACAAAATAATCTCAGTGATAACGGATGGAAAAAACGATGTTATGTTTTTTTCTCCAGATATAGGAATAAAAAGGCTATCTCCTCCGCTAGTAACCAGTATAAATACAACAGGTTGTGGAGACGCTTTTACTGCTGCTCTATCTTCTGCCTTACAAAATAGAAAAGATATGGAAACTGTCTGCAACTTTGCTGTCTCTATTGCTTCTCGTGCTGCATCATCTATGATACCGGGAGGACTCCCGTAA
- a CDS encoding iron-containing alcohol dehydrogenase, whose product MSVSIDSMPGEKPHVVIKEGAISHIKEYLANTHGAERILLCHSKTLFLKNEYARSFLSDINSLLTCETYMVTGEPSPFMVENAASIIKKTGCQAVVGIGGGSVMDLAKAASAAFFMEHPVKEYLEGIGSLKPDGRRLPLVLVPSTAGTGSEATHNAVLSEPGEYGYKKSLRHPDYAADLAVIDPLLFISVPRHTAFFSGMDAISQLVEAYLSTASDSVSEEYSVRGLELAGQAFEHIITGTSNISIWTKMAEAAYYSGLALSRAGLGLVHGLAGPVGARLPIPHGEACARLIMPVLYRTIKKSEKNKDFIILDKLKKITSLLSCGYRSSPDELIKILDAFFDKAQVTFSPIRIKTDDIDYILNIYSHKNHPCTFTSQEVREILKEGLC is encoded by the coding sequence ATGTCCGTATCAATAGACAGTATGCCGGGAGAAAAACCTCACGTTGTAATAAAAGAAGGTGCTATATCCCATATTAAAGAATATCTTGCCAATACACATGGTGCAGAAAGAATTCTTTTATGCCACAGCAAAACACTGTTTTTAAAAAACGAGTATGCAAGGTCTTTTCTGTCTGATATAAACTCTTTACTTACTTGTGAGACTTATATGGTAACAGGAGAGCCTTCTCCTTTTATGGTAGAGAATGCTGCCTCTATTATAAAAAAAACAGGTTGTCAGGCTGTTGTAGGAATAGGCGGCGGAAGTGTCATGGACCTTGCCAAGGCAGCAAGTGCTGCTTTTTTTATGGAGCATCCTGTAAAAGAATATCTTGAGGGGATAGGCAGCCTAAAGCCAGATGGCAGAAGACTGCCTCTTGTTCTGGTACCTTCTACGGCAGGCACGGGAAGCGAGGCAACTCATAATGCCGTTCTTTCGGAGCCAGGAGAATATGGATATAAAAAATCTCTAAGGCATCCAGACTATGCTGCGGACCTTGCCGTCATAGACCCATTGCTTTTTATCTCTGTTCCGCGACATACTGCGTTTTTTTCTGGGATGGATGCCATAAGCCAGCTGGTGGAGGCATATCTATCTACAGCCTCCGATTCTGTCTCAGAAGAATATTCTGTACGTGGTCTTGAGTTGGCTGGTCAGGCCTTTGAGCATATAATTACAGGTACTTCCAATATCAGTATCTGGACAAAGATGGCAGAAGCTGCTTATTATTCCGGGCTTGCTCTTAGCCGAGCAGGACTGGGGCTTGTCCATGGACTTGCAGGACCTGTAGGCGCAAGGTTGCCAATACCTCATGGAGAAGCCTGTGCTAGGCTTATAATGCCTGTTTTATACCGTACTATTAAAAAGTCTGAGAAAAACAAGGATTTCATCATACTAGACAAGCTAAAAAAAATAACCTCTCTTTTATCCTGTGGCTATAGGTCTTCTCCAGATGAACTTATAAAGATATTGGATGCTTTTTTTGACAAGGCACAGGTTACATTTTCGCCTATAAGAATAAAAACAGACGATATAGATTATATACTCAATATATATTCCCATAAGAATCACCCCTGTACTTTTACATCTCAAGAAGTAAGAGAAATTCTCAAAGAAGGTCTTTGTTGA
- a CDS encoding YhbY family RNA-binding protein — protein MELKGYQRSYLAKLAHDLKPVVFLGKAGATPAVLKEIEDALEREELIKIRFVANKEDKRYICRKITETLGAYEVSVIGNVAILYRQASEPDNRHITIPSR, from the coding sequence ATGGAACTAAAAGGCTATCAGAGAAGCTATCTTGCAAAACTTGCCCATGATCTAAAACCTGTTGTTTTCCTTGGTAAGGCCGGTGCCACTCCTGCGGTTTTAAAAGAGATAGAGGATGCGCTTGAGAGAGAGGAACTTATAAAGATAAGGTTTGTTGCCAACAAAGAGGATAAAAGGTATATATGTAGGAAAATAACAGAGACTCTTGGAGCCTACGAGGTATCAGTTATAGGTAACGTAGCAATATTATACAGACAGGCAAGTGAGCCTGATAACAGACATATAACAATACCAAGCCGGTAG